A stretch of Leptospira hartskeerlii DNA encodes these proteins:
- a CDS encoding GNAT family N-acetyltransferase has translation MQKENLINVRIASRSDLEELSELFDLYRKFYGFPSDLAAAKKFLEDRLLHKDSVLIVAEGGGGLLGFAQLYPVFSTLSLKRDYILNDLYIRETERRKGTAKKILKEVANHVIEHGGKGMGLETHPDNRHARHLYERFGFKLNEEFLHYYWVVPKEK, from the coding sequence ATGCAAAAAGAAAATTTGATCAATGTACGAATTGCCAGCCGTTCCGATCTAGAAGAGCTTTCGGAATTGTTCGACCTTTACCGTAAATTTTACGGATTTCCCTCCGATCTTGCCGCAGCCAAAAAGTTTTTAGAAGATAGACTCTTACATAAGGATTCTGTTTTAATCGTTGCAGAAGGAGGGGGAGGTTTATTAGGTTTCGCGCAACTGTATCCCGTCTTCTCCACCCTATCTTTAAAAAGAGATTATATACTCAACGATCTGTATATTAGAGAAACGGAACGTAGAAAAGGGACTGCTAAAAAGATCCTGAAGGAAGTTGCGAATCATGTTATAGAACATGGTGGCAAGGGGATGGGCCTAGAAACTCATCCAGACAATCGTCATGCAAGACATCTATATGAACGATTCGGGTTTAAATTGAACGAAGAATTTTTACATTATTATTGGGTAGTTCCTAAAGAGAAATGA
- a CDS encoding efflux RND transporter periplasmic adaptor subunit, whose protein sequence is MSKFLAFVKFIYSSKKQRFAAAGIFLVLVLLLSFAYIKGRKEEISPRVGPIVELVYSLGTVKSERVYHLKLGVTSSIRKLYVKEGQEVKEGADLLYADTGTLFKAPFSGTVTTLPYQESEVVMPGASILTIMDLKRTYVLLSLDQDSVLRMRPGQRAELSFETIRGNKLTGKIDRVYPSDGQFYVTVDVDSMPEGVLPEMTADVAVEVAKKDKALLVPVSAIEKGRIHVIRSGKKLWVDAKVGAVDGEWCEILENSVLESDSVLMNGSR, encoded by the coding sequence ATGAGCAAGTTTCTCGCTTTTGTAAAATTCATATACTCGTCCAAAAAGCAAAGATTTGCGGCCGCCGGAATCTTCCTGGTTCTAGTCTTGCTACTTTCCTTTGCGTATATTAAAGGGAGAAAGGAAGAGATTTCACCCAGAGTAGGGCCGATTGTCGAATTAGTCTATTCTCTTGGAACGGTAAAATCGGAAAGAGTTTACCACTTAAAGTTAGGTGTTACTTCTTCTATTCGCAAGTTGTACGTTAAGGAAGGCCAGGAAGTAAAAGAGGGTGCCGACCTGCTTTATGCGGACACTGGAACCTTATTTAAAGCTCCTTTTTCCGGAACTGTAACAACGCTTCCATACCAAGAAAGCGAAGTGGTAATGCCCGGCGCTTCTATTCTTACGATTATGGATCTGAAAAGAACCTATGTTTTACTTTCTTTGGACCAGGATTCAGTGTTGAGAATGCGGCCGGGTCAAAGAGCCGAACTAAGTTTCGAAACGATCCGCGGAAATAAACTTACAGGAAAGATAGACCGTGTGTATCCTTCCGATGGACAATTTTACGTAACTGTAGATGTAGATTCGATGCCGGAAGGAGTTTTGCCCGAAATGACTGCAGACGTTGCGGTAGAGGTGGCAAAAAAAGATAAGGCACTTTTAGTTCCGGTGAGCGCTATCGAAAAAGGAAGGATCCATGTAATAAGATCCGGAAAAAAACTTTGGGTAGATGCGAAAGTCGGAGCAGTTGACGGAGAATGGTGTGAGATATTGGAAAACTCCGTTTTAGAATCTGATTCTGTCCTAATGAACGGAAGCCGATAG
- a CDS encoding ABC transporter permease has protein sequence MFFLAIRQLISRPQQTFLTFFGILLGTAGYVVFSGMMLGFQEYITDQLVNNDAQIRISPKDEVLKEESFRGVFFPESFVHWIKPPSGKTDSTQLTNVKGWFLKLDQDDRVEAYAPQLNRQLIFKFGKQTIPAKLFGIDPVRQMKVTTIGNYVEKGNLKDLDRGGDVIFAGAGLIERLGAEAGDIIQVVSTDGKISNVKVEGVIRVGNRMIDESSVYASIRTVQRLTQANGIISEIVVRLKDVSMAADVATEWSFLTRDKVQSWDQAYESILSVFKTQNIVRNTTTFTIILVVAFGIYNVLNMVVNHKKKEIAILRSLGFDENDTIRLFIIQGLLLGLIGATLGLLVGAAACYWLDGYPIGGKNTKGPVMTNVMKISWDYWIYIQAFSLSVITSGIAAYIPARSASKLSPVEIIRGSA, from the coding sequence ATGTTTTTTTTAGCCATCCGGCAATTGATCAGCCGTCCTCAACAAACCTTTCTTACCTTTTTCGGAATACTTTTAGGAACCGCTGGTTATGTAGTTTTTTCCGGAATGATGCTCGGTTTTCAAGAATATATCACCGATCAGCTGGTGAATAACGATGCTCAGATCAGAATATCTCCTAAAGACGAAGTTTTAAAGGAAGAAAGTTTTCGCGGAGTTTTTTTTCCGGAATCTTTCGTTCATTGGATCAAACCTCCATCCGGAAAAACAGATTCAACCCAGCTAACGAACGTTAAAGGATGGTTTTTGAAATTAGATCAGGATGATCGAGTAGAGGCTTATGCACCTCAATTGAATCGCCAATTGATTTTCAAGTTCGGAAAACAGACTATCCCTGCTAAACTTTTCGGAATAGACCCTGTCCGGCAAATGAAAGTTACCACAATAGGGAACTACGTTGAGAAAGGAAATTTGAAAGATCTGGACAGAGGAGGCGACGTTATTTTTGCCGGGGCCGGACTCATAGAACGTTTAGGCGCAGAAGCAGGGGACATCATCCAAGTAGTTTCTACGGACGGGAAAATTTCAAACGTAAAAGTAGAAGGGGTGATCCGGGTCGGAAACCGTATGATAGACGAGAGTTCCGTATATGCGTCGATCCGCACCGTACAGAGACTTACTCAAGCAAACGGTATTATTTCGGAAATAGTAGTTCGTTTAAAGGACGTTTCTATGGCGGCGGATGTTGCGACAGAGTGGTCCTTTTTGACTAGAGATAAGGTGCAAAGTTGGGACCAAGCGTATGAAAGTATTCTTTCGGTATTTAAGACCCAAAACATAGTAAGGAACACTACTACGTTTACCATCATTCTGGTAGTTGCATTCGGAATTTATAATGTATTAAATATGGTAGTGAATCATAAGAAAAAGGAGATAGCGATCTTAAGATCCCTCGGATTTGACGAGAATGATACGATCCGACTTTTCATTATCCAAGGATTGTTATTGGGACTGATCGGAGCCACTTTGGGACTTTTGGTCGGGGCAGCTGCTTGCTATTGGTTGGACGGTTATCCAATCGGAGGAAAGAATACGAAAGGTCCGGTAATGACGAATGTGATGAAAATCTCCTGGGATTACTGGATCTATATCCAGGCTTTTTCTCTTTCCGTGATCACGAGCGGTATAGCGGCATATATCCCTGCACGATCAGCATCCAAATTATCTCCGGTCGAGATCATTAGGGGTAGCGCATGA
- a CDS encoding ABC transporter ATP-binding protein has protein sequence MKPDPNTILSCDSLIKSFGEPATLAISNVSLNMKKGEFVSLTGRSGSGKSTLLYMLSGLDIPTSGKVYLDGKDLFQMESQEAHRFRNQNIGFVFQFHYLLPELSAIENILMPTRKIGEEGKKRDYARSLLKDFGLEQCKDKYPSQMSGGEQQRAAIARALIMDPGLIFADEPTGNLDTANGDKTMEIFKKRNKENGTTILYVTHDPEYAALADRRINMVDGKIESDQRQNSGKKKSKT, from the coding sequence ATGAAACCAGATCCGAATACAATTCTTAGCTGTGATTCTCTAATTAAATCCTTCGGAGAACCGGCTACTTTAGCTATAAGTAATGTAAGTCTCAATATGAAAAAAGGAGAGTTTGTTTCTTTGACCGGCAGGTCCGGTTCCGGAAAGTCTACTTTACTTTACATGTTAAGCGGTTTGGATATTCCAACATCGGGAAAAGTATATTTGGATGGTAAAGATCTTTTCCAAATGGAAAGTCAAGAGGCTCATCGTTTTCGGAACCAAAACATCGGATTCGTTTTTCAGTTCCATTATCTGCTACCGGAATTGAGTGCGATCGAGAATATCTTAATGCCTACAAGAAAGATCGGAGAGGAAGGCAAGAAACGAGATTATGCTAGAAGCCTATTGAAGGATTTCGGATTGGAACAATGCAAAGATAAATATCCTTCACAAATGTCCGGAGGAGAGCAACAAAGGGCAGCAATTGCGAGAGCACTTATCATGGATCCTGGACTGATCTTTGCCGACGAGCCAACTGGTAACTTAGATACCGCAAACGGCGACAAAACGATGGAGATCTTTAAGAAAAGGAATAAAGAGAACGGTACAACCATCCTATACGTTACTCACGATCCAGAATATGCAGCTTTAGCCGATAGAAGGATCAATATGGTAGATGGAAAAATAGAATCCGATCAAAGGCAGAATTCGGGAAAGAAAAAATCTAAAACCTAA
- the gatB gene encoding Asp-tRNA(Asn)/Glu-tRNA(Gln) amidotransferase subunit GatB: MEYEVIIGLEVHAQLNTDSKVFSDSPSKFGAAPNSQVSSVCLGLPGSLPVLNEEALTKAIMAGLALGSNITLHTKFDRKNYFYPDLPKGYQISQFDRPICEGGKIFFTVKGEDKPRFVNLTRIHIEEDAGKLIHSADPKIPQSYVDLNRAGTPLIEIVSEPEMRSSDEAYSYLLALKSILRYIRVSDCNMEEGSLRCDANVSIRPKGSDKFGTRVEIKNLNSFKAVKAAIDYEVEWQRDMYSQGKTFPQQTKLWDSASNVTLTMRTKEMSHDYRYFPDPDLPPVILTEEIVEDIRKSLPELPDARRDRFVEKLGLPKYDAEVLTAEREIADYYESALKVSGDAKKTSNWVKDEVLGIVNKESITISEFKVGPERIGGLVKLIADGKISGKIGKTVFEEMLGTDKDPETIVTEKNLIVVRDDKEIERIVDEAIAANEDAVQKYKSGKDRALGAIVGYVMKVSKGKADPNLVNQMLLDKLGPLPPKG; encoded by the coding sequence ATGGAATACGAAGTAATCATCGGTTTGGAAGTACATGCTCAATTAAACACGGATTCCAAAGTATTCTCCGATAGCCCTTCCAAATTCGGAGCCGCTCCTAACTCCCAGGTCTCGTCGGTTTGTTTGGGACTTCCCGGTTCTTTACCGGTCTTAAATGAGGAAGCCCTGACCAAAGCGATCATGGCCGGCCTTGCACTCGGTTCCAATATCACTCTTCATACTAAGTTCGATCGAAAAAATTATTTTTATCCGGATCTTCCAAAAGGGTACCAAATTTCACAATTCGACAGACCAATCTGCGAAGGCGGAAAAATCTTTTTTACAGTCAAGGGAGAAGATAAACCTAGATTCGTAAATCTCACACGCATTCATATAGAAGAAGATGCCGGAAAATTAATACACTCCGCGGATCCTAAAATCCCTCAGTCTTATGTGGACTTAAACAGAGCAGGAACTCCTTTGATAGAGATAGTTTCCGAACCGGAAATGAGATCTTCCGACGAAGCATACTCTTATCTCTTAGCTCTAAAATCGATTCTCAGGTATATTAGAGTTTCTGATTGTAATATGGAAGAAGGTTCACTTCGCTGCGACGCAAACGTTTCCATTCGCCCGAAAGGTTCAGATAAATTCGGGACACGAGTTGAGATCAAAAACCTAAACTCGTTTAAAGCAGTCAAAGCCGCTATCGATTACGAAGTAGAATGGCAAAGGGATATGTATTCTCAAGGTAAAACTTTCCCTCAACAAACAAAACTTTGGGACTCTGCATCTAATGTAACTCTCACAATGAGAACTAAAGAGATGAGCCATGACTATAGATATTTCCCTGATCCGGATCTTCCTCCTGTAATTCTTACCGAAGAAATTGTAGAAGATATTCGCAAATCTCTTCCGGAACTTCCTGATGCAAGAAGGGACAGATTCGTGGAAAAATTAGGCCTTCCAAAATATGACGCAGAAGTCCTAACCGCAGAAAGAGAGATCGCCGATTATTACGAAAGCGCTCTCAAAGTTTCCGGTGACGCTAAAAAGACCTCCAACTGGGTCAAAGACGAAGTATTAGGAATTGTTAATAAAGAAAGTATTACCATCTCCGAATTCAAAGTAGGCCCTGAAAGGATCGGTGGCTTAGTTAAACTGATCGCAGACGGAAAAATTTCCGGGAAGATCGGTAAAACCGTCTTCGAAGAAATGCTCGGAACGGACAAAGATCCGGAAACAATCGTAACCGAAAAAAATCTGATCGTAGTTCGTGATGACAAAGAGATCGAAAGGATTGTAGACGAAGCAATTGCAGCTAACGAAGACGCTGTACAAAAATATAAATCCGGTAAGGACAGAGCTCTAGGCGCAATCGTGGGTTACGTGATGAAGGTTTCCAAAGGAAAAGCGGATCCGAATTTAGTAAATCAGATGTTACTGGATAAATTAGGGCCTCTGCCTCCAAAGGGTTGA
- a CDS encoding ParA family protein, which produces MKQTLCIANQKGGVGKTTTSVHLAVGLARKGEKVLLIDLDAQSNASSVFSESSSKNGKDSFLLFSEKVPIRELITPTRISGLSLLPASSKLSQIDVLLSGKMDGFFILKEALETVANDFDWVVIDCPPSLSLITMNAFVAATGLIVPLQISKFSLDGIEAILEAKNHTVKRFNPGLKILGALLTLFQQRTTMSQTVVPMIEEHLRLFESKIPPSVAVEEAHLLNQSLYEYQPKNKTTKAYQQFTDEVYSFGG; this is translated from the coding sequence ATGAAACAAACTCTTTGTATCGCCAATCAAAAAGGGGGAGTGGGTAAAACCACTACGTCTGTCCATCTTGCTGTGGGTCTTGCCAGAAAGGGAGAAAAGGTTTTGCTTATAGACCTGGATGCCCAGAGCAACGCGAGTTCCGTGTTTTCGGAATCTTCTTCCAAGAATGGAAAGGATTCTTTTTTACTTTTTAGCGAGAAGGTCCCAATTCGTGAACTAATTACCCCGACCAGGATTTCCGGTTTGAGTTTGCTGCCTGCATCTTCTAAACTTTCTCAGATAGATGTATTGCTTTCCGGAAAAATGGACGGTTTTTTTATTTTGAAGGAAGCATTGGAAACTGTTGCGAACGATTTTGATTGGGTGGTGATTGATTGCCCGCCTAGTCTTTCTTTGATCACTATGAATGCTTTTGTGGCTGCGACTGGGCTCATTGTTCCATTGCAGATCTCTAAATTTTCTTTAGATGGGATAGAAGCGATCTTAGAAGCCAAAAATCATACGGTAAAAAGGTTTAACCCGGGACTGAAAATTTTGGGAGCATTATTGACCTTATTCCAACAAAGGACCACGATGTCTCAAACGGTAGTTCCGATGATTGAAGAACATCTTCGCTTATTCGAATCTAAAATCCCTCCTTCAGTTGCGGTAGAAGAGGCGCATCTTTTGAACCAGTCTTTGTACGAGTACCAACCCAAAAATAAAACAACCAAGGCCTACCAACAATTCACAGATGAGGTCTACTCTTTTGGCGGGTAA
- a CDS encoding toxin-antitoxin system YwqK family antitoxin, translating to MKFSKFIIFFICSFAFFCESAERPNGLPVGAKYDKNMNAYLLNEPGLARIYYDNGKLYFECPLDENKLYHGLCKSYLRSEEGISSQGKYEHGSKVGDWVWYFADGKPYIKQRFGSQIKDEFAQINGDEGNEEGPYERYYPEGILEVKGNYKNGQKSDFWQKYFKDGELEYSGYYSKGRKIRTWFYYFPNRQTESVEVFDENGNFLSRTIFSPAGKVLCEVQKKESSCG from the coding sequence ATGAAATTTTCAAAATTTATAATATTCTTCATTTGCTCCTTTGCTTTTTTTTGTGAATCCGCAGAGAGACCTAATGGTCTTCCTGTAGGTGCAAAGTACGACAAGAATATGAACGCTTATCTTCTAAATGAGCCAGGACTTGCCAGAATATATTATGATAATGGAAAGTTATATTTCGAATGTCCTTTAGATGAGAACAAACTCTATCACGGGTTATGTAAATCTTATCTTAGATCAGAAGAAGGTATCTCTTCTCAGGGAAAATACGAGCACGGTTCCAAGGTTGGCGATTGGGTTTGGTATTTTGCAGACGGCAAACCTTATATCAAACAAAGATTCGGAAGCCAGATCAAAGACGAATTCGCTCAGATTAACGGGGACGAAGGAAACGAAGAAGGTCCCTACGAGAGATATTATCCGGAAGGAATTCTGGAAGTAAAAGGCAATTATAAGAACGGACAAAAATCCGATTTTTGGCAGAAATATTTTAAAGACGGAGAATTGGAATATTCTGGCTATTATTCCAAAGGAAGAAAGATCCGCACTTGGTTCTATTATTTCCCGAATAGACAAACAGAATCCGTCGAAGTTTTTGATGAGAATGGTAACTTCTTATCTAGAACTATCTTTTCCCCCGCTGGAAAAGTCCTCTGTGAAGTTCAGAAAAAAGAATCTAGCTGCGGATAA
- a CDS encoding LIC_10230 family protein, translated as MKSRIKLTITYIIPFVLLLVSGFQLFLQPTFLNTNDTSTMEALLDGTAREPISGFYFQGGAISQMLLTEKILKEIEDPSLPNDSQPEEIKNRLGRVLLGQRLQIFFYVFLAVLSLTSFLSLYFRAFFYAFLNRILYFFGFIHGLFSMPNIALAGASSGRTEDLLWVIPSLFLAFAWIIGMVYLMFTIGKLFSKEDADRFHSLKNLREDESEFRSESNRNHSFATALLHFLGIVALGTLIGNIVYIPLFVLQKNYSEPFGILIAGAVIAVSAFYIRNYLKFGKSPELSTYQNLALGISYLQVRFIRIALMILLVLVLVVVFILFLFNLLTINFGILESLFPSIDSRQNL; from the coding sequence ATGAAATCTCGCATTAAACTGACCATTACTTACATAATTCCTTTCGTACTTCTGTTGGTCAGTGGATTTCAACTTTTCCTACAACCTACTTTTCTGAATACCAACGACACTTCTACAATGGAAGCTTTGTTAGATGGAACTGCGAGAGAACCTATCTCCGGATTTTATTTCCAGGGTGGTGCAATCTCTCAAATGCTCCTTACGGAAAAGATCTTAAAAGAGATAGAAGATCCAAGTCTACCGAACGATTCTCAACCGGAAGAGATAAAAAACAGACTAGGAAGAGTTTTACTCGGACAAAGATTGCAGATCTTCTTTTACGTATTTTTAGCTGTATTATCTCTAACTTCTTTTCTTTCTCTTTATTTCAGAGCATTCTTCTATGCTTTCTTAAATCGAATTCTATATTTTTTCGGTTTTATTCATGGACTTTTCAGTATGCCGAATATCGCTTTGGCGGGCGCAAGTTCAGGAAGAACGGAAGATCTTCTTTGGGTGATACCATCGTTGTTCTTAGCATTCGCTTGGATCATAGGAATGGTTTATCTGATGTTCACGATCGGAAAACTTTTTTCTAAAGAAGATGCGGATCGTTTTCATTCTCTTAAAAATTTGAGAGAAGATGAATCCGAATTTAGATCCGAAAGTAATCGGAACCATTCTTTTGCCACCGCACTTCTTCACTTTTTAGGGATTGTGGCATTGGGAACCTTGATCGGAAATATAGTTTATATTCCTCTATTCGTTCTCCAAAAAAATTATTCAGAACCTTTCGGGATCTTGATCGCAGGTGCCGTCATAGCGGTTTCTGCGTTTTATATTCGCAATTACCTAAAATTCGGAAAAAGTCCCGAGTTAAGCACATACCAAAATTTGGCTTTGGGAATCAGTTATCTGCAAGTAAGATTTATCAGGATCGCTTTGATGATACTTTTGGTTTTGGTTTTGGTAGTTGTATTTATTCTTTTCTTATTTAATCTACTCACAATCAACTTCGGGATCTTAGAATCCTTGTTTCCATCCATCGACAGTAGACAGAATCTCTAA
- a CDS encoding ABC transporter permease, translated as MNFFFHRSPLILLLTSRYIRGSRVTGLLSIKSRISFIVMAVGVALLIVVLSIFNGFQRQLKESLWQGGEHITIESSSNGGEIRDYQKIIKYIQNDPDLKDRIISVEGGIQSHGLIQRYNVFYPVLIKAVAVPSVDELIEHKLHNFPRVVHYDREELGHLNRENYIILGKEMEDLYNFSLGKQLTLAVPGGRFSLGKGVEVSVQNFRVSGFFKTGNYKFDSSFVYMALPVAQKFFKMKDSVNQITIKAKSLDDLAISKRKLYKLFNSLEFEQEIDASSSLSVRTIAEEQENLLAALQLEKTIISIIVFLFIILAALGMVASVYSLVRAKRKSIGVLKALGLPASDILLIFTLNAMLVGILASLTGGVGGVFLANSLDTIIGYIEEIINLLGPSFTGSDWTPVELVPKRIYYFDKLPVDINIPFIFMVTTAATILSGIAGYFPARWAASLNPVDTIRND; from the coding sequence ATGAATTTCTTCTTTCATAGATCCCCCCTAATCCTACTTCTCACTTCCCGCTATATTCGAGGATCCAGAGTCACAGGACTACTTTCGATCAAGTCCAGGATTTCGTTTATCGTCATGGCAGTCGGAGTCGCCCTTCTTATCGTAGTACTTTCTATCTTCAACGGGTTCCAAAGGCAACTTAAGGAATCTCTGTGGCAAGGCGGAGAACATATTACAATTGAAAGCAGTTCCAATGGCGGGGAGATCAGAGACTACCAAAAGATCATCAAATATATACAAAACGATCCGGACCTAAAAGACAGGATCATTTCCGTTGAGGGTGGGATACAAAGCCACGGACTCATACAAAGGTATAACGTATTTTATCCGGTTCTTATCAAGGCAGTTGCTGTTCCAAGTGTGGATGAATTGATAGAACATAAACTTCATAACTTTCCCAGAGTGGTTCATTACGATAGAGAAGAGCTTGGTCATCTGAATCGAGAAAACTATATCATCCTGGGAAAAGAAATGGAGGACCTTTACAATTTCAGTTTAGGCAAACAACTTACTTTAGCGGTTCCTGGGGGAAGGTTTTCTCTCGGAAAAGGTGTGGAAGTAAGCGTTCAGAACTTCAGAGTATCCGGATTTTTTAAAACAGGGAACTATAAGTTCGATTCCAGTTTTGTTTATATGGCTTTGCCGGTTGCTCAGAAATTTTTCAAAATGAAAGATTCAGTAAACCAGATCACTATCAAAGCAAAATCTTTGGATGATCTAGCTATCAGCAAACGAAAATTGTACAAACTATTTAACAGTTTAGAGTTCGAACAAGAAATAGATGCTTCTTCTTCTTTATCCGTTAGAACAATTGCAGAAGAGCAGGAAAATCTGCTGGCAGCTCTACAGTTAGAGAAGACGATTATCTCCATTATCGTTTTCTTATTTATTATCTTAGCAGCGCTCGGAATGGTCGCTTCCGTATATTCTCTAGTGCGCGCAAAACGTAAATCTATCGGAGTTTTAAAAGCTTTAGGACTTCCTGCTTCCGATATTCTTCTCATCTTTACATTGAATGCAATGCTCGTCGGGATTTTAGCCTCTCTGACTGGAGGAGTTGGCGGTGTATTCTTAGCAAATTCACTCGATACTATTATAGGTTATATAGAAGAGATCATCAATCTGTTAGGACCTTCTTTTACCGGTTCAGATTGGACACCGGTAGAGTTAGTTCCTAAACGTATTTATTATTTCGATAAACTACCTGTGGATATCAATATACCTTTTATTTTTATGGTGACTACTGCTGCTACGATACTTTCCGGGATCGCAGGATACTTCCCCGCAAGATGGGCGGCAAGTTTGAATCCCGTCGACACCATAAGGAACGACTAA
- a CDS encoding ABC transporter ATP-binding protein, with product MSIIKIRNLVKKYHILEKEFSVLDGLDMDVEEGEIFSIEGKSGIGKSTLLNILGAMDSFDSGEIEVCGINLNNLDEKGKESFRAEKIAFIFQHHLLLPDFSALENVSIPLLIKGYSTSKAEKEAISMLEKVGLKERIHSHPSQLSGGESARVGVARALVAGKKLILADEPTGNLDRENSRNLMGLIQELQKDLRFSLILVTHDMELAALAHKRNQIFQGKLKPAVVPQTV from the coding sequence GTGAGTATTATTAAGATCCGAAATCTGGTTAAAAAGTATCATATCCTAGAAAAGGAATTTTCCGTACTCGATGGATTGGATATGGATGTGGAAGAAGGTGAGATCTTCTCCATCGAAGGAAAATCCGGGATTGGAAAATCCACTCTTCTAAACATTCTGGGAGCAATGGATAGTTTTGATTCAGGTGAGATCGAAGTCTGCGGGATCAATCTTAACAACTTAGACGAAAAGGGAAAAGAAAGTTTTCGCGCAGAAAAGATCGCATTTATCTTCCAACATCATCTTCTTCTTCCTGACTTTTCTGCGTTGGAGAATGTGAGCATTCCACTCTTGATCAAAGGTTATTCTACTTCCAAAGCCGAGAAGGAAGCGATCTCCATGCTAGAGAAAGTAGGACTGAAAGAAAGAATTCACAGTCATCCTTCTCAATTATCAGGTGGAGAAAGTGCAAGAGTCGGTGTGGCAAGAGCTTTAGTTGCGGGAAAAAAACTCATACTTGCGGATGAACCTACCGGAAACTTGGACAGAGAAAATTCCAGAAATCTAATGGGTTTGATCCAAGAACTTCAAAAGGATCTCAGATTCAGTCTAATACTTGTGACTCACGATATGGAACTGGCAGCACTCGCTCATAAAAGAAACCAGATCTTCCAAGGAAAACTCAAACCCGCAGTGGTCCCGCAAACGGTATAA
- a CDS encoding ATP--guanido phosphotransferase, whose amino-acid sequence MDSCIYCGLSLLDWKNRGKIGCAHCIQFLGEEYTKFIPIQAPSDWEPPSHFTAIDTWEKFKKTNWEEGLSYIDSHRLPFTYRFRIARNPKHSTYTKRTEKTDQFLNSFIEENDSQIEDLNSGKKHPILELKQRIPWNSGTLVMGDEDHIRWEYVTDSLLELNSVLKSNFLTKFEAEDKFDFQKGIGFINSCPTNSGFGDKLSVSIPARLADSGELRDFRLPTDWGFYREELKGRLVFFRKNFGPNRKNSFFNLVSYLALLVISGKEGTKASFAP is encoded by the coding sequence ATGGATAGCTGTATTTATTGCGGCTTATCCCTTCTCGACTGGAAAAATCGGGGAAAGATCGGATGTGCTCATTGTATCCAATTTTTGGGAGAAGAATATACTAAGTTTATTCCAATCCAAGCTCCTTCCGATTGGGAACCACCTTCTCATTTTACTGCAATTGATACTTGGGAAAAATTCAAAAAAACAAATTGGGAAGAAGGTTTATCCTATATAGATTCTCATCGTTTGCCATTTACATATAGGTTTCGTATCGCCAGAAATCCGAAACATTCTACATATACCAAACGTACCGAAAAAACGGACCAGTTCCTAAATTCGTTTATAGAAGAGAATGATTCCCAAATTGAAGATCTAAATTCGGGAAAAAAACATCCGATCCTAGAATTAAAACAAAGAATTCCCTGGAATTCAGGGACATTAGTGATGGGAGACGAGGATCATATTCGTTGGGAATATGTGACTGATTCTTTACTTGAGTTAAACTCTGTCCTAAAATCCAATTTTTTAACGAAATTCGAGGCGGAAGATAAGTTTGATTTTCAAAAAGGGATCGGATTCATCAATTCCTGTCCTACCAATTCCGGTTTTGGAGACAAACTTTCTGTTTCTATTCCGGCAAGACTTGCGGACTCGGGAGAGTTAAGGGATTTCAGGCTGCCTACAGACTGGGGCTTCTATCGGGAAGAATTGAAGGGCAGATTGGTCTTTTTCCGAAAAAATTTCGGCCCAAATAGAAAAAATTCCTTTTTCAATTTGGTTTCGTATTTAGCCTTACTGGTAATAAGCGGAAAAGAAGGGACAAAAGCCTCATTTGCCCCGTAA